The following are encoded in a window of Mycobacterium vicinigordonae genomic DNA:
- a CDS encoding TetR/AcrR family transcriptional regulator, whose product MVAKIVSTTASLLHKYPPEQITTNLIAEQAAVSKGSIYQYFADKEQMIHAAIEHLAAEQAPAIEGMLRAITLDRPESAMDSAIDILIDFTIANRRLMRYLAERPDHIRTFESISGLNATLLAMTTLHMNHYRSQYRDELSPSALAWLFFNMAVATTLRYIESDDPISLDELRAGLKFASAGLLVGGRDQPDGQAGRPPQQTAG is encoded by the coding sequence ATGGTCGCAAAAATTGTGTCCACGACGGCATCGCTGCTGCACAAGTACCCACCTGAGCAGATCACCACCAATCTGATCGCCGAGCAGGCCGCCGTAAGCAAAGGATCGATTTATCAGTACTTCGCGGACAAGGAACAGATGATCCATGCCGCGATCGAACACCTTGCCGCAGAACAGGCTCCGGCAATCGAGGGCATGCTCCGCGCGATCACGCTCGACCGGCCGGAATCGGCAATGGACTCGGCAATCGACATCCTCATCGACTTCACCATCGCCAATCGCCGGCTTATGCGCTACCTGGCCGAGCGACCCGATCACATCCGCACCTTCGAAAGCATCTCTGGCCTCAACGCGACCCTGCTGGCGATGACCACGTTGCATATGAACCACTACCGCAGCCAATACCGTGACGAACTCAGTCCCAGCGCATTGGCCTGGTTGTTTTTCAACATGGCCGTGGCGACGACATTGCGCTACATCGAATCCGACGACCCGATCAGTCTGGACGAGTTGCGAGCAGGGTTGAAATTCGCCTCAGCCGGATTGCTGGTCGGGGGTCGGGACCAGCCGGACGGGCAGGCGGGTCGGCCCCCGCAACAAACTGCTGGTTGA
- a CDS encoding MerR family transcriptional regulator, translating into MTIDELARRVDMTARNIREWQTNGLLPPPQRRGRIGIYTDDHISRIERIKSLRAQGFPLDISRRILDQHAESASEVRRLASEVLGPANPTGSVEMKRVDLADRFGGDAERQLSACGLVEVVDDDLLLITDTSTFGYVEKLTAIGLPLSEIAAALSRMAEHQVATVQALVDLCRDEIWTPFVEAGLPDTEWHNVADKTIEMRSLAIGLGIQAFRRAIDEVGGRVLTEEAAKLNRPG; encoded by the coding sequence ATGACGATCGACGAGCTGGCCCGTCGCGTCGACATGACCGCCCGCAACATTCGCGAGTGGCAAACCAACGGCCTGCTGCCACCGCCGCAGCGGCGCGGCCGCATCGGGATCTACACCGACGACCACATCTCTCGTATCGAGCGGATCAAATCACTTCGGGCCCAGGGGTTTCCCCTTGATATCAGCCGCCGCATACTGGACCAGCACGCCGAGTCCGCGTCCGAGGTGCGGCGGCTGGCGTCCGAAGTTCTCGGCCCAGCTAATCCCACCGGATCTGTGGAGATGAAGCGCGTCGACCTGGCCGACCGGTTCGGCGGCGACGCAGAGCGCCAACTATCGGCTTGCGGGTTGGTCGAAGTTGTCGACGACGATCTGCTCCTTATCACCGATACGTCCACGTTCGGCTATGTCGAGAAGCTGACCGCGATCGGCCTGCCGCTCAGTGAGATAGCGGCGGCTCTCAGCCGCATGGCCGAGCACCAGGTTGCGACAGTGCAAGCACTGGTGGATCTGTGCCGTGATGAGATCTGGACGCCGTTCGTCGAGGCCGGACTGCCCGATACCGAGTGGCACAACGTCGCCGACAAAACCATCGAAATGCGTTCACTGGCAATCGGTCTGGGAATACAGGCGTTCCGCAGAGCGATCGACGAGGTGGGCGGCAGAGTCCTCACGGAAGAGGCCGCGAAGCTGAATAGGCCAGGCTAG
- the tsaE gene encoding tRNA (adenosine(37)-N6)-threonylcarbamoyltransferase complex ATPase subunit type 1 TsaE produces MAEFDSGTATLERPEDTVALGTRLGQELRAGDVVVLSGPLGAGKTVLAKGIAEAMDVDGPITSPTYVLARVHPARAAGRPAMIHVDVYRLLDAGTVDLLGEIDSLDLDTELQDAVVVVEWGEGLVERLAERHLDIRLERISHSDVRIATWAWVCS; encoded by the coding sequence GTGGCTGAATTCGACAGCGGCACAGCCACCTTGGAGCGTCCCGAAGACACTGTCGCGTTGGGAACCCGGCTGGGCCAGGAGCTGCGCGCCGGCGACGTCGTGGTGCTCTCAGGCCCGCTTGGTGCGGGAAAGACGGTGTTGGCCAAGGGAATTGCCGAGGCAATGGACGTCGACGGCCCGATCACTTCCCCGACATACGTGCTGGCGCGGGTGCACCCGGCGCGCGCGGCTGGCCGGCCGGCGATGATCCACGTCGACGTCTACCGACTGCTGGATGCGGGCACAGTGGACCTGCTGGGTGAGATCGATTCGCTGGACCTGGACACCGAACTGCAGGACGCGGTGGTGGTGGTCGAGTGGGGTGAGGGACTGGTGGAACGTCTGGCCGAGCGGCACCTGGATATCCGGCTGGAGCGGATCAGCCATTCCGACGTGCGGATCGCCACCTGGGCTTGGGTGTGCTCGTGA
- a CDS encoding cytochrome P450 — MTATDAVQFTRSAARVLGDSLRANSKGMRVRRSAAIDAAITNYDPLDPATAAQPHAAYRRLHAGSRVQYNPRRSVWILSRLDDVRAALRDDAALSSADGPTRVRFPVPVLVSTDGDKHAQLRRKVLPAFTKAALESWRSTIDQLASETVREVLNNPGCDVVQRLAIPIPVRLIAQLLGVPDDDVEDFRRWSEASVQITDIALTSGGARKLATALAGSWAMHRYFKRQFGFGGLKGSTSILGRLLAENESGSLTDDELFQFAMLLLLAGNETTTNVLGGMFATMAAHPEEFDAVRSDHELIPMAIEESLRYLSPAQNLYRTALSDYRVGEVVIPAGSRVLLCIGAANRDPRVFDEPDMFRVRRNPTQHIAFGFGVHLCIGAMLTRMEAQAVLRELVTRVRRISVVGEPTWSTSSLLRGPTRLPVRLVPTPDQQSG, encoded by the coding sequence ATGACAGCAACTGATGCAGTTCAATTCACCAGGTCAGCGGCGAGGGTGCTCGGTGACTCGCTGCGCGCAAACAGCAAGGGGATGCGTGTCCGCCGGTCTGCGGCGATCGACGCGGCGATCACCAACTATGACCCGCTGGACCCGGCAACCGCGGCGCAGCCCCACGCGGCATACCGTCGGCTGCACGCCGGCAGTCGAGTGCAGTACAACCCGAGACGGTCCGTGTGGATTCTGAGCCGGCTCGACGATGTCCGGGCGGCGCTTCGCGACGATGCGGCCTTGTCGAGTGCGGATGGACCGACCCGGGTCAGGTTTCCGGTGCCGGTGCTGGTCTCAACCGACGGTGACAAGCATGCCCAACTGCGGCGCAAGGTGCTGCCCGCATTCACCAAAGCGGCACTGGAGAGTTGGCGGTCGACAATCGATCAGCTTGCGTCCGAGACGGTCCGCGAGGTCTTGAACAACCCCGGCTGCGATGTGGTGCAACGCTTGGCGATTCCTATTCCGGTGCGACTCATCGCCCAGTTGCTGGGTGTTCCCGACGACGACGTCGAAGACTTTCGACGTTGGTCGGAAGCGTCGGTTCAGATCACCGACATCGCATTGACCAGTGGTGGGGCCCGCAAGTTGGCGACCGCGCTCGCCGGATCCTGGGCGATGCATCGTTACTTCAAGCGCCAGTTCGGTTTTGGCGGTTTGAAAGGCTCGACCTCTATCCTGGGACGACTGCTGGCCGAGAACGAGTCAGGCTCCCTCACTGACGACGAGCTGTTCCAATTCGCGATGCTGCTGCTGTTGGCCGGCAACGAAACCACTACCAATGTGCTCGGCGGAATGTTCGCCACGATGGCCGCCCATCCGGAAGAGTTCGATGCGGTCCGCTCCGATCACGAGCTGATCCCGATGGCGATCGAGGAGAGTCTGCGTTACCTGTCGCCCGCCCAGAACCTGTACCGCACGGCGCTCAGCGATTATCGGGTCGGCGAGGTAGTGATCCCGGCGGGTTCGCGGGTTCTGCTGTGCATTGGTGCCGCCAACCGCGACCCCAGGGTCTTTGATGAACCTGACATGTTCCGGGTACGTCGAAATCCGACCCAGCACATCGCTTTTGGATTCGGGGTGCATCTGTGTATCGGTGCGATGCTCACTCGCATGGAAGCTCAAGCGGTGCTTCGTGAACTCGTGACGCGAGTGCGCCGGATATCGGTGGTCGGTGAACCGACCTGGTCAACCAGCAGTTTGTTGCGGGGGCCGACCCGCCTGCCCGTCCGGCTGGTCCCGACCCCCGACCAGCAATCCGGCTGA
- a CDS encoding sensor domain-containing protein produces MGPSLISARRSGARALSMLVMAILAAGCTVVAGGSANPAPGLVPRPLTGRTITQALLGSEELSRAFKQAFTSDPNQPNATGGSELLRGNSQVPPDCAGVVDLLLKDTYEGSEVRGIALNNWLYSSRHPAVVILQEAVVALPTAHAADVQFARIADRWNRCGGASMTIGGDPNFTTRVGEVRKKDSVLSAPLDDVSSYMTMPEGRAIGVRVNCLLEVKIVYFGYDERDNSARHVPSAAAVAQLLMQKVSSLA; encoded by the coding sequence ATGGGACCGAGCTTGATCTCGGCCAGACGCTCCGGCGCACGGGCGTTGTCGATGCTGGTCATGGCGATTCTTGCGGCAGGTTGCACCGTCGTCGCCGGGGGCTCGGCGAATCCCGCGCCAGGTCTCGTCCCACGCCCGCTCACCGGACGCACGATCACCCAAGCCCTGCTCGGCAGCGAGGAATTGTCCCGGGCCTTCAAACAAGCGTTTACCAGCGATCCCAATCAGCCCAACGCGACAGGTGGCAGCGAACTGCTGCGAGGCAACAGCCAGGTTCCGCCCGACTGCGCAGGCGTGGTCGACCTGCTGCTCAAGGACACTTACGAAGGGTCTGAGGTACGCGGGATCGCGCTCAACAACTGGCTGTATTCGAGTCGGCACCCAGCGGTAGTCATTCTCCAGGAAGCGGTGGTCGCGTTGCCTACCGCCCACGCCGCCGATGTCCAATTCGCGCGGATCGCGGACCGGTGGAATCGGTGCGGCGGCGCATCGATGACGATCGGCGGCGACCCGAACTTCACCACCCGTGTCGGGGAAGTGCGCAAGAAGGACTCCGTGTTGTCGGCCCCGCTCGACGACGTGAGTAGCTATATGACGATGCCCGAGGGACGAGCCATCGGGGTGCGGGTCAACTGCCTCCTTGAGGTCAAGATCGTCTACTTCGGGTACGACGAGCGCGACAACTCGGCGCGCCACGTACCCAGCGCGGCGGCGGTCGCGCAACTGCTCATGCAGAAGGTCAGCTCGCTGGCCTAA
- the groL gene encoding chaperonin GroEL (60 kDa chaperone family; promotes refolding of misfolded polypeptides especially under stressful conditions; forms two stacked rings of heptamers to form a barrel-shaped 14mer; ends can be capped by GroES; misfolded proteins enter the barrel where they are refolded when GroES binds), whose protein sequence is MSKIIEYDATARRAMEAGVNKLADAVKVTLGPGGRHVVLAKAFGGPQVTNDGVTVAREIDLEDPFENLGAQLVKSVATKTNDVAGDGTTTATVLAQALVKGGLRLVAAGANPIALGSGIAKAADAVSEALLAAATPVSGKDAIAQVATVSSRDEQIGELVGEAMTKVGADGVVSVEESSTLNTELEFTEGVGFDKGFLSAYFVTDFDAQEAVLDDPLILLHQDKISSLPDLLPLLEKVAEAGKPLLIVAEDVEGEALATLVVNSIRKTLKAVAVKAPFFGDRRKAFLQDLAIVTGAEVVNPDTGLLLREVGVDVLGTARRVVVSKDDTIIVDGGGSKDAVANRVKQLRAEIEASDSEWDREKLSERLAKLAGGVAVVKVGAATETALKERKESVEDAVAAAKAAVEEGIVSGGGSALIQARHVLKSLREGLNGDEQLGVDVFSDALAAPLYWIATNAGLDGAVAVNKVSELPTGHGLNAASRSYGDLAADGIVDPVKVTRSAVLNASSVARMVLTTETAVVDKPAEAADEHGHHHGHAH, encoded by the coding sequence ATGAGCAAGATCATTGAGTACGACGCGACCGCGCGTCGCGCCATGGAGGCGGGCGTGAACAAGCTCGCCGACGCGGTCAAAGTGACGCTGGGCCCTGGCGGCCGGCACGTGGTGCTGGCCAAGGCCTTCGGCGGGCCGCAGGTGACCAACGACGGCGTCACCGTCGCCCGTGAGATCGACTTGGAAGATCCGTTCGAGAACCTGGGCGCCCAGCTGGTGAAGTCGGTGGCCACCAAGACCAACGACGTCGCCGGCGACGGCACCACCACCGCGACGGTGCTGGCCCAGGCGCTGGTCAAGGGCGGCCTGCGGCTGGTCGCCGCCGGCGCCAACCCGATCGCTTTGGGTTCAGGCATCGCCAAAGCCGCCGACGCGGTGTCCGAGGCACTGCTGGCCGCCGCGACTCCGGTGTCGGGCAAGGATGCGATCGCCCAAGTGGCTACCGTGTCGTCGCGCGACGAGCAGATCGGCGAACTCGTCGGCGAGGCGATGACCAAGGTCGGCGCCGACGGCGTGGTCAGTGTCGAGGAATCCTCCACGCTGAACACCGAGCTGGAGTTCACCGAGGGCGTCGGCTTCGACAAGGGTTTCCTGTCGGCGTATTTCGTCACCGACTTCGACGCCCAGGAGGCCGTGCTGGACGACCCGCTGATCCTGCTGCACCAGGACAAGATCAGCTCGTTGCCCGACCTGCTGCCGCTGCTGGAGAAGGTCGCCGAGGCAGGCAAGCCGCTGCTGATCGTCGCCGAGGACGTCGAGGGTGAGGCGCTGGCCACGCTGGTGGTCAACTCCATCCGCAAGACGCTGAAGGCCGTGGCGGTCAAGGCGCCGTTCTTCGGTGACCGGCGCAAGGCGTTCCTGCAGGACCTGGCGATCGTGACAGGCGCCGAGGTGGTCAACCCCGACACCGGGTTGCTGCTGCGTGAGGTCGGTGTCGACGTTCTGGGCACCGCGCGGCGCGTGGTGGTCAGCAAGGACGACACCATCATCGTCGATGGCGGCGGTTCCAAGGACGCGGTCGCCAACCGCGTCAAGCAGCTGCGGGCCGAGATCGAGGCCAGCGACTCTGAGTGGGACCGGGAGAAGCTCAGCGAGCGGTTGGCCAAGCTGGCCGGCGGCGTGGCGGTCGTGAAGGTAGGGGCTGCCACCGAGACCGCGCTCAAGGAGCGCAAGGAAAGCGTTGAGGACGCGGTGGCGGCGGCCAAGGCTGCGGTCGAGGAGGGCATCGTCTCCGGCGGCGGCTCCGCGCTGATCCAGGCCCGGCACGTGCTCAAGTCGCTGCGTGAGGGACTCAACGGCGACGAGCAGCTCGGTGTCGACGTGTTCTCCGATGCGTTGGCGGCACCGCTGTACTGGATTGCCACCAACGCCGGGCTCGACGGCGCGGTCGCGGTCAACAAGGTCAGCGAGCTACCCACGGGGCACGGATTGAACGCCGCCAGCCGTAGCTACGGGGATCTGGCCGCCGACGGGATCGTCGACCCGGTCAAGGTGACCCGTTCGGCGGTGCTCAACGCCTCCTCGGTGGCAAGGATGGTGCTCACCACGGAGACGGCTGTCGTCGACAAGCCAGCCGAGGCCGCGGATGAGCACGGTCATCACCACGGGCACGCGCACTAG
- the tsaD gene encoding tRNA (adenosine(37)-N6)-threonylcarbamoyltransferase complex transferase subunit TsaD, with the protein MTTILAIETSCDETGVGIARLGEDGFVELLADEVASSVDEHVRFGGVVPEIASRAHLEALGPAMRRALETAGLQRPDIVAATIGPGLAGALLVGVAAAKAYSAAWGVPFYAVNHLGGHLAADVYEHGPLPESVALLVSGGHTHLLHVRSLGEPIVELGSTVDDAAGEAYDKVARLLGLGYPGGRVLDELARTGDRDAVVFPRGMSGPRDDPYAFSFSGLKTAVARYVESNPDFVAADVAAGFQEAVADVLTRKAVRAAGELGVSTLLIAGGVAANSRLRELAAERCADAGLTLRIPRPRLCTDNGAMIASFAAHLVAAGASPSPLDAASNPGLPVIEGQVG; encoded by the coding sequence ATGACGACCATCCTCGCCATCGAAACTTCCTGTGACGAAACAGGAGTCGGTATCGCACGGCTGGGCGAGGACGGCTTTGTGGAGTTGCTGGCCGACGAGGTGGCCTCCAGCGTCGACGAGCATGTGCGGTTTGGCGGGGTGGTCCCCGAGATAGCCTCCCGCGCACACCTGGAGGCGTTGGGTCCCGCGATGCGCCGGGCGTTGGAGACTGCGGGACTGCAACGGCCCGACATTGTGGCGGCGACGATCGGTCCCGGCCTGGCGGGCGCGCTGTTGGTGGGAGTCGCTGCGGCCAAAGCGTATTCGGCGGCTTGGGGGGTGCCGTTCTACGCTGTCAACCACCTGGGTGGGCACCTGGCCGCCGACGTCTACGAACACGGGCCGTTGCCCGAGTCGGTGGCGTTGCTGGTGTCGGGAGGGCACACCCACCTGCTGCACGTCCGCTCCCTGGGCGAACCGATCGTCGAATTGGGCAGCACCGTCGACGACGCCGCCGGCGAAGCCTACGACAAGGTGGCGCGGCTGCTGGGCCTGGGTTATCCGGGCGGACGGGTGCTCGACGAGTTGGCCCGGACGGGCGATCGGGATGCGGTCGTGTTTCCGCGCGGCATGAGCGGACCGCGCGATGACCCGTATGCGTTCAGCTTTTCGGGTCTCAAGACCGCGGTCGCGCGATATGTCGAGTCCAACCCCGACTTTGTGGCCGCCGACGTGGCCGCCGGTTTTCAGGAGGCCGTGGCCGACGTGCTGACCCGAAAGGCCGTCCGGGCGGCCGGTGAGCTCGGTGTGTCGACGTTGCTGATCGCCGGGGGAGTGGCGGCCAACTCTCGGCTTCGGGAACTGGCCGCTGAGCGCTGCGCCGACGCTGGTTTAACACTGCGGATCCCGCGGCCCCGGCTCTGTACCGACAACGGGGCAATGATCGCCTCGTTTGCGGCGCATCTAGTGGCTGCGGGAGCGTCGCCGTCGCCGCTGGATGCGGCCAGCAACCCGGGCTTGCCGGTCATCGAGGGGCAGGTCGGCTGA
- a CDS encoding alpha/beta hydrolase — MKRLVGVAAAGLAVAAARRYARTREAMAQVAPELRNPLLPFMPSIRHTWLLPLYRRSSRRPTPVGPGVTVIERRVGEPAVRVLITTPVETAPPRPGVLWIHGGGYVVGSPEMEVAFAARLARELGVVTVSPDYRLAPGHPFPAALDDCMVALRWMRAHADQAGIDPERLAVMGASAGGGLAAAVAQRSHDEGIPLRAQVLVYPMLDDRSTLRTDHGGRGRFVWTPESNRFGWTCYLGRAPRLSDAPPYSAPARREDLTGLPPAWIGVGELDLFYDEDVDYAKRLTASGVACTLVTVPGMYHGAELFKRKALALEEFHHDAQAHLRSNF; from the coding sequence ATGAAGCGTCTCGTTGGCGTGGCAGCCGCGGGGTTGGCCGTGGCGGCGGCGCGGCGCTACGCGCGAACGCGGGAAGCGATGGCCCAGGTCGCGCCCGAACTGCGAAACCCGTTGCTGCCATTCATGCCTAGCATCCGGCATACCTGGCTGCTGCCGCTCTACCGGCGCAGTTCGCGCAGGCCCACACCCGTGGGACCCGGCGTGACGGTGATCGAACGCCGCGTCGGTGAGCCCGCGGTCCGGGTGCTGATCACCACGCCCGTCGAGACCGCCCCGCCCCGCCCCGGCGTGTTGTGGATACACGGCGGCGGCTACGTCGTGGGCTCTCCGGAGATGGAGGTCGCCTTCGCGGCGAGGCTGGCCAGAGAACTCGGGGTCGTCACGGTTTCACCCGACTACCGGCTGGCGCCCGGGCACCCCTTCCCGGCCGCACTCGATGACTGCATGGTCGCGTTGCGGTGGATGCGGGCGCATGCCGACCAGGCGGGTATCGACCCTGAGCGCCTGGCCGTGATGGGCGCCAGTGCCGGCGGAGGCCTGGCCGCCGCGGTTGCGCAGCGCAGCCACGACGAGGGAATCCCGCTGCGAGCGCAGGTGCTGGTGTACCCGATGCTCGACGACCGCAGCACGCTGCGCACCGATCACGGCGGCCGCGGGCGGTTCGTCTGGACGCCGGAATCCAACCGGTTCGGCTGGACCTGCTATCTAGGCCGTGCGCCGCGACTGTCGGACGCGCCGCCGTATTCGGCCCCCGCGCGCCGGGAAGATCTCACCGGACTGCCACCCGCCTGGATCGGAGTCGGTGAACTCGACTTGTTCTACGACGAGGACGTCGACTACGCCAAGAGGCTGACGGCCAGCGGTGTCGCGTGCACGCTTGTCACGGTGCCCGGGATGTATCACGGTGCCGAGCTGTTCAAGCGAAAAGCGTTGGCGCTGGAAGAATTTCACCACGATGCGCAGGCGCATCTGCGCTCCAACTTCTAG
- the groES gene encoding co-chaperone GroES — protein sequence MAKVNIKPLEDKILVQANEAETTTASGLVIPDTAKEKPQEGTVVAVGPGRWDEDGEKRIPLDVAEGDTVIYSKYGGTEIKYGGEEYLILSARDVLAVVNK from the coding sequence GTGGCGAAGGTGAACATCAAGCCACTCGAGGACAAGATTCTCGTACAGGCCAACGAGGCCGAGACCACGACCGCTTCTGGTCTGGTCATTCCTGACACCGCCAAGGAGAAGCCCCAGGAGGGCACCGTCGTCGCAGTCGGCCCCGGCCGTTGGGACGAGGACGGCGAAAAGCGGATTCCGCTCGACGTGGCCGAGGGTGACACCGTCATCTACAGCAAGTACGGCGGCACCGAAATCAAGTACGGCGGCGAGGAGTACCTGATCCTGTCGGCGCGCGACGTGCTGGCTGTCGTCAACAAGTAA
- the tsaB gene encoding tRNA (adenosine(37)-N6)-threonylcarbamoyltransferase complex dimerization subunit type 1 TsaB, translating into MLVIVLALDTATPAVTAGIVRVDGFAVLAERVTVDARAHAERLTPNVVAALADTAMTMAEIDAVVVGCGPGPFTGLRAGMATAAAYGHALGIPVHGVCSLDAIGVLTSGETLVVTDARRREVYWARYRDGVRTHGPAVGAAARVDPGPSVAVAGSPEHAGLFGLPVVEPVYPPSAGLVRAVGDWSEEPAALVPLYLRRPDAKPAARR; encoded by the coding sequence GTGCTCGTGATCGTCCTCGCGCTCGACACCGCCACCCCGGCCGTGACGGCCGGGATTGTGCGCGTGGATGGCTTCGCCGTGCTGGCCGAGCGGGTCACTGTCGACGCCCGCGCACATGCCGAGCGGCTGACACCCAATGTGGTTGCAGCACTGGCTGATACGGCCATGACCATGGCTGAGATAGATGCCGTAGTGGTGGGCTGCGGTCCCGGACCGTTCACCGGGCTGCGCGCCGGCATGGCCACCGCCGCGGCCTACGGACACGCGCTGGGCATCCCCGTGCACGGCGTGTGCAGCCTGGATGCCATCGGCGTGCTCACCTCTGGCGAGACGCTGGTGGTTACCGACGCCCGCCGCCGCGAGGTGTATTGGGCGCGCTACCGCGACGGAGTGCGCACGCACGGTCCCGCAGTGGGTGCGGCGGCCCGTGTCGACCCAGGACCGTCGGTGGCGGTTGCTGGTTCGCCCGAGCACGCGGGGTTGTTCGGTTTGCCCGTCGTCGAGCCGGTGTACCCGCCGTCGGCTGGGCTGGTGCGCGCGGTCGGCGACTGGTCCGAAGAGCCGGCGGCACTGGTGCCGCTGTACCTGCGTCGGCCGGATGCCAAGCCGGCGGCGCGCCGATGA
- the rimI gene encoding ribosomal protein S18-alanine N-acetyltransferase, producing the protein MTEVTLGPLTRADARRCAELEALLFDGDDPWPAVAFERELASKSNHYVGARTGEMLVGYAGITRLGRVPPFEYEVHTIGVDPAFQGQGIGRRLLDELLDFADGGVVYLEVRTDNEPAIGLYRSVGFEQVGLRKRYYRVSGADAYTMRRDTQ; encoded by the coding sequence ATGACTGAGGTCACACTGGGACCCTTGACCCGCGCGGACGCGCGGCGCTGCGCCGAGCTGGAGGCGCTGCTGTTCGACGGCGACGATCCTTGGCCCGCCGTCGCGTTCGAACGGGAGCTCGCCAGCAAGTCCAACCACTACGTCGGCGCACGCACCGGCGAGATGTTGGTCGGCTATGCCGGCATCACCCGGTTGGGCCGGGTACCCCCGTTCGAGTACGAGGTGCACACCATTGGGGTGGATCCGGCGTTCCAGGGGCAGGGGATCGGTCGCCGGCTGCTCGACGAACTGCTGGACTTCGCCGACGGCGGCGTGGTTTATCTGGAAGTCCGCACCGACAACGAGCCCGCCATCGGGTTGTATCGCAGTGTGGGATTCGAACAGGTCGGGCTGCGCAAGCGGTACTACCGGGTCAGTGGCGCCGACGCGTACACCATGCGGAGGGACACCCAATGA
- a CDS encoding oxygenase MpaB family protein has protein sequence MTATTDLDVQRHAQESVELVPPDSLTAEHTGRWTFLVLEGAAFMMQAMHPVIAEIVGRYSAAFHGDPGGRAIRSVDSVLRWTYGGTEATAEGDRVRAMHQPITMKSAQTGKQLSALNPEAYQWVIATGYIVNAQAGRLLIGREFTDAEKRELLRDNRRLARLLHVPMRGYPESQQEMADYFEAMIDTLQGTPQALQLMRDLRTGKVDLPPSLPKILAPLARTVIRPALRLNYLSIVGLLDPRLREKLGVTWSAKEERELVRAYTLIRTAYRVLPDRLTYFPLAYHARKHHQCLEKMKQRQQKSFAYHLPAHSG, from the coding sequence ATGACCGCCACCACCGATCTCGACGTACAGCGGCACGCGCAAGAGTCCGTCGAACTGGTGCCGCCGGACTCGCTGACCGCTGAGCACACCGGACGGTGGACATTCCTGGTCCTGGAAGGCGCCGCATTCATGATGCAGGCGATGCACCCGGTCATCGCCGAGATCGTCGGCCGATATTCCGCGGCGTTTCACGGTGATCCGGGCGGACGCGCGATCCGTTCGGTCGACTCGGTGCTGCGCTGGACGTACGGCGGCACCGAGGCGACGGCGGAGGGCGACCGCGTTCGCGCCATGCACCAGCCGATCACTATGAAGAGCGCGCAGACGGGCAAGCAGCTCAGCGCGTTGAACCCCGAGGCCTACCAGTGGGTGATCGCCACCGGCTACATCGTCAACGCGCAAGCCGGCCGACTGCTCATCGGCCGTGAGTTCACCGACGCCGAGAAGCGGGAACTGCTGCGCGACAATCGCCGGCTGGCCCGATTGCTCCATGTGCCGATGCGGGGCTACCCCGAGTCGCAGCAGGAGATGGCCGACTATTTCGAGGCGATGATCGACACGCTGCAGGGCACCCCGCAGGCGTTGCAGTTGATGCGGGATCTACGCACCGGCAAAGTTGACCTGCCACCGTCACTGCCGAAGATATTGGCACCGCTGGCAAGGACGGTGATTCGGCCCGCGCTGCGGCTCAATTACCTCTCGATTGTCGGGTTGCTAGATCCACGTCTTCGCGAGAAGCTCGGCGTTACGTGGAGCGCCAAAGAGGAACGGGAGCTGGTGCGCGCGTACACCCTGATTCGTACCGCCTACCGGGTGCTACCCGACCGGCTCACGTATTTTCCACTGGCTTATCACGCGCGCAAGCATCACCAGTGCCTCGAGAAGATGAAGCAACGCCAGCAGAAGTCGTTCGCCTACCACCTTCCGGCGCATTCCGGCTAA